The following coding sequences are from one Cenarchaeum symbiosum A window:
- a CDS encoding signal transduction histidine kinase (COG0642): MDYFGSKSITSDFTAMFELIKNSRDANAKNVLIKFKNLRYGSTEIEISDDGDGMSNEDIETKWMVIGTDSRLRDTKTSDGKAVWGEMGIGRLACQRLGTVTELNAVKNGKLVWMEFDWSAFEKPGITVNEVKFERKITDTANLNNGVRLNLKKLKSTWDSKKINKLKSEISTFISKKNFDDIKIRISDGDEKGEIVGRNDVKLREEIINNAPFKMRSVFDGNHLFVDIMQSVAKQNEWKKQDVADSCPVTNIGPFSVDIYHFPRAPGKRKTTDIEQYYNHKIGIKKMEEFLKYNHGIYIYRDGVWLRPYGGEKDWLTLEARARQETSRIGLKQIYGIVHLTKSNNPMIKPAAHRETLDDNKEFDDLQKIMRIMINIFAEYMKHWKEEEIKKLKIDDKEPDPETAKQMVVNIKNNTRGNSPDEKRQIKLSSDGLLNVIDVLQEKAEILTTETDEIKSYEKNLITLGIAASFMARHVTDPLEANMDLLNEGAQIREAILSRSGGLTEDETTRTKEMLDQMEDNQARMLHFMKFVSVMTDHISKSIVSDKSFEQVNILECWQSVAKGFEDKCRDLSIVIKTDSSNPHNREAKSQLVVKLDPIDLDSILTHLYMNSIESIEKSTTDKKEITLHYWHHNHNLHIDFADTGRGIPESKLEEIFEPFKFGHLQDNRQLHGHGLGLYIVRKIMEHYEGKAEAISVDGGALIRLTFPNIERVATSVR; encoded by the coding sequence ATGGACTACTTTGGCAGCAAGTCTATTACCTCTGACTTCACAGCTATGTTTGAACTGATCAAGAATTCTCGTGACGCAAATGCCAAAAACGTTCTAATTAAATTTAAGAATTTACGATATGGATCTACTGAGATAGAAATTAGTGACGACGGGGATGGGATGTCTAATGAAGACATAGAAACTAAGTGGATGGTTATTGGAACTGATTCTCGTCTACGGGATACAAAGACGAGTGACGGTAAAGCTGTTTGGGGTGAAATGGGTATTGGTAGGCTAGCATGCCAGAGATTAGGCACAGTGACAGAACTAAATGCAGTAAAAAATGGCAAACTGGTATGGATGGAATTTGATTGGTCCGCATTTGAAAAACCCGGCATCACTGTTAATGAAGTAAAGTTCGAGAGGAAGATCACCGACACTGCCAATCTCAATAACGGCGTACGATTAAATTTGAAAAAGCTAAAATCTACATGGGATTCAAAGAAAATAAACAAACTTAAGAGTGAGATCAGCACTTTTATTTCAAAGAAAAATTTTGATGATATTAAGATCAGAATAAGTGATGGAGATGAAAAAGGAGAGATAGTTGGAAGAAATGATGTAAAACTACGCGAGGAGATAATTAATAATGCGCCTTTCAAGATGCGCTCTGTATTTGATGGAAATCATTTGTTCGTAGACATAATGCAGTCAGTTGCAAAACAAAACGAGTGGAAAAAACAGGATGTAGCAGATAGCTGCCCTGTCACCAATATAGGGCCATTTTCTGTGGATATTTATCATTTTCCTCGTGCTCCCGGTAAGCGCAAAACCACGGATATTGAACAGTATTACAATCATAAGATTGGAATTAAGAAAATGGAGGAGTTTCTAAAGTACAATCATGGTATTTACATCTATAGAGACGGGGTATGGCTGAGACCATACGGGGGTGAAAAAGACTGGTTGACGTTGGAAGCACGTGCAAGACAAGAGACAAGCAGGATAGGCCTGAAGCAAATTTATGGGATAGTGCACCTTACCAAGTCAAACAATCCTATGATTAAGCCTGCAGCACACAGGGAAACACTGGATGACAATAAAGAATTCGATGATTTACAGAAGATTATGCGTATTATGATAAATATTTTTGCCGAGTATATGAAGCATTGGAAAGAGGAAGAAATTAAAAAATTAAAAATAGATGACAAAGAACCGGATCCAGAAACAGCCAAGCAAATGGTGGTTAACATAAAAAACAATACCCGTGGGAATAGCCCCGATGAAAAGCGACAAATAAAATTATCCAGCGACGGGCTTCTCAATGTAATAGACGTCCTGCAAGAAAAAGCGGAAATATTAACAACGGAAACAGATGAGATAAAGAGCTATGAAAAAAACTTGATTACCTTGGGGATTGCCGCATCATTTATGGCGCGACACGTGACTGATCCTCTAGAAGCCAATATGGATCTATTAAATGAGGGAGCCCAGATACGTGAAGCAATTTTGTCTCGTAGCGGAGGTCTCACAGAAGATGAAACTACTAGGACAAAGGAAATGCTGGATCAGATGGAGGACAACCAAGCCAGGATGCTACATTTCATGAAGTTTGTGTCTGTTATGACCGATCATATATCAAAATCCATTGTAAGTGATAAATCATTTGAACAAGTCAACATATTAGAATGTTGGCAGTCAGTGGCCAAGGGATTTGAAGACAAGTGCAGGGATTTGAGCATAGTGATTAAGACTGATTCGTCCAATCCCCACAATAGAGAAGCTAAAAGTCAGCTCGTGGTAAAGTTAGATCCAATTGATTTAGATTCAATACTCACGCACCTATACATGAATTCAATAGAGTCAATAGAAAAATCGACTACCGACAAAAAAGAGATTACACTCCATTACTGGCATCATAATCATAACCTACACATAGATTTTGCAGATACAGGCAGGGGCATACCGGAGTCTAAACTGGAGGAGATCTTTGAGCCGTTCAAATTTGGTCATTTGCAAGACAACAGGCAATTACACGGTCATGGTTTGGGACTATACATAGTACGAAAGATCATGGAGCATTATGAGGGGAAGGCGGAAGCCATATCTGTCGACGGCGGTGCATTGATCAGGCTTACCTTCCCAAATATTGAAAGGGTGGCAACAAGTGTCCGCTGA
- a CDS encoding Mg2 and Co2 transporter (COG0598), translated as MKGEFIARKLRHAKKAAGESASGGRATVTTGGGFTWTDLQNPGRQHMMELAKEYNLNMLNVEDCLTKFELPKLDVYPEHVFLILHFPPLKSTMMPRHSQLSIFMGKDFLITVHQGDLSPLVELVDACSNGADPERKDRALRGSTAVLLHEILDALVDDLLHTLRKIMANLEEIEEVVFDDRRSAARKISLLRREITMLRRIVGPLKRIVLDTAKQVNRSFATEDLTLYFDDVIDHIDKVVETLEESRETMEIYKDTDFMLSTEKTNKVLAILTIIFTLAIPATVLGTFYGMNINLPGGPEEPGTYAIFTTVILASLIPAAVMFAYFKRLGWLNN; from the coding sequence ATGAAGGGGGAATTCATAGCCAGAAAGCTCCGCCACGCCAAAAAGGCCGCAGGAGAGTCGGCATCGGGCGGAAGGGCGACGGTCACCACCGGCGGGGGGTTTACCTGGACCGACCTGCAGAACCCCGGCAGGCAGCACATGATGGAGCTGGCAAAGGAATACAACCTCAACATGCTCAACGTAGAGGACTGCCTTACAAAGTTCGAGCTCCCCAAGCTCGACGTCTACCCTGAGCACGTATTTCTCATACTCCACTTTCCGCCCCTCAAGTCCACCATGATGCCAAGGCACAGCCAGCTCTCCATATTCATGGGGAAAGACTTTCTGATAACCGTACACCAGGGGGACCTCTCCCCGCTGGTGGAGCTGGTAGACGCGTGCAGCAACGGCGCCGACCCGGAGAGAAAGGACCGCGCCCTGCGCGGCTCCACTGCCGTTTTGCTCCACGAGATACTCGACGCGCTAGTCGACGACCTGCTGCACACGCTCCGCAAGATAATGGCAAACCTCGAAGAGATAGAGGAGGTCGTCTTTGACGACAGGAGGTCGGCGGCAAGAAAGATCTCGCTTCTCCGCAGGGAGATCACCATGCTCAGGAGGATAGTCGGTCCGCTCAAGAGGATAGTGCTCGATACGGCAAAGCAGGTCAACAGGTCATTTGCCACCGAAGACCTCACCCTCTACTTTGATGACGTGATAGACCACATAGACAAGGTGGTCGAGACCCTGGAGGAATCCAGGGAGACCATGGAGATCTACAAGGATACCGACTTTATGCTTAGCACAGAAAAGACCAACAAGGTGCTGGCCATCCTGACGATAATATTCACCCTTGCGATCCCCGCCACCGTGCTAGGCACATTCTACGGCATGAACATCAACCTTCCCGGGGGCCCCGAGGAGCCCGGCACGTATGCCATCTTTACCACCGTGATACTGGCATCGCTGATACCGGCAGCTGTAATGTTCGCATACTTCAAGAGGCTCGGCTGGCTCAACAACTAG
- a CDS encoding DNA G/T mismatch repair endonuclease (COG3727): protein MTDVFTPEKRSWVMSRIRSKGTGIDIKMKEILTHTGIKFEMYPQIPGNPDFASRRLGITVFCDGDFWHGYDYRRGKIPKKQFWRNKIECNMERDLYVSGMLRSNGWSVLRFWEHDIDGNPDKCSGKIQRKIRERSARRGSKQSGRGSGRRAARHDSR from the coding sequence ATGACAGATGTATTTACGCCTGAAAAACGGTCATGGGTGATGTCCCGTATAAGAAGCAAAGGTACCGGCATCGATATTAAAATGAAGGAGATCCTCACTCACACGGGGATCAAATTTGAAATGTATCCTCAAATACCTGGAAATCCGGACTTTGCAAGCCGTCGGCTGGGGATTACGGTGTTCTGTGATGGTGATTTTTGGCACGGATATGACTACCGAAGGGGAAAAATTCCCAAGAAACAGTTCTGGAGGAACAAGATAGAATGTAACATGGAACGTGATCTATATGTATCAGGGATGCTACGCAGTAACGGATGGTCGGTTCTCCGGTTCTGGGAGCATGACATAGACGGCAATCCGGACAAGTGCTCCGGGAAGATACAAAGAAAGATCAGGGAGAGGTCGGCTAGGCGCGGATCTAAACAGTCAGGCCGGGGATCCGGCCGGCGGGCAGCAAGGCATGATTCCCGATAG
- a CDS encoding C-5 cytosine-specific DNA methylase (COG0270): protein MGKEIRFIDLFCGIGGMRIGLERAGGRCVYSCEINEPARKTYEANFEPVTDKDITEVDAGSIPNHDVLAAGFPCQPFSLAGVVKRNSLGQPSGFDSPEGRLFDNILNILREKRPRGFLLENVKHLQSHDGGRTFKVMLRRLHDVGYDVKHAIIDAKTVVPQHRERLFIVGFDREVEFEFPKMKNAKPRLRDILEPDPGSEYVLTPGVWAALKRHKEACRARGAGFGYGIADPDGVTRTLSRRYYKDGSEILINRGRRRIPRMLTPRECARLMGFPRRFKIPVSDTQAYRQFGNAVVVPVVSSIAKEITKTMINGRRRITLMEYAR from the coding sequence ATGGGCAAAGAAATCCGGTTTATCGATCTATTCTGCGGCATTGGTGGCATGAGGATTGGATTAGAAAGAGCAGGGGGTAGATGCGTGTATTCTTGTGAGATAAACGAACCTGCAAGAAAGACATATGAAGCAAATTTTGAACCGGTCACCGACAAAGATATTACTGAGGTGGATGCGGGGAGCATACCTAATCATGATGTTCTTGCCGCGGGTTTTCCTTGTCAGCCATTTTCATTGGCAGGTGTAGTCAAAAGAAACAGTCTGGGCCAGCCATCTGGCTTTGACTCTCCGGAGGGGAGACTCTTTGACAACATATTAAATATACTCAGGGAGAAGCGCCCCCGTGGATTTCTTTTAGAGAATGTAAAACACCTCCAATCACATGATGGTGGCAGGACCTTCAAAGTGATGCTAAGGCGGCTGCATGATGTGGGTTATGATGTAAAACATGCCATAATTGACGCAAAGACAGTTGTGCCGCAACACCGGGAGAGGTTATTCATCGTAGGGTTTGACCGTGAGGTGGAGTTCGAGTTCCCCAAAATGAAGAATGCCAAGCCTAGATTGAGGGACATATTAGAGCCTGATCCCGGTAGCGAATATGTGTTGACACCCGGAGTGTGGGCTGCCTTGAAGCGGCATAAGGAGGCATGCCGTGCTAGGGGGGCAGGATTCGGCTACGGAATTGCTGACCCGGATGGTGTGACTAGGACGTTAAGCAGGAGGTACTACAAAGATGGTTCAGAGATTCTTATTAATCGCGGTCGGCGCCGTATTCCGCGAATGCTTACTCCTAGAGAATGTGCACGGCTTATGGGCTTTCCCCGGCGTTTCAAGATACCCGTGTCGGATACTCAGGCGTACCGCCAATTTGGAAATGCGGTTGTGGTTCCAGTGGTCAGTTCCATCGCAAAAGAAATAACTAAAACAATGATCAACGGGAGACGCCGCATTACCCTTATGGAGTATGCGCGGTGA